In Oryzias melastigma strain HK-1 unplaced genomic scaffold, ASM292280v2 sc00231, whole genome shotgun sequence, a single window of DNA contains:
- the LOC112139541 gene encoding uncharacterized protein LOC112139541, whose translation MKEGRAEDWTYTLKRSDWTVSSNGPRQHLVFNRLDKHHIGVYQCCGHRKSSDSTKCSNRVSIHVSDKPRSRLTAETTTVSVGDRVTLSCSVEKSAGWKYEWFRRTSHTSEYRINDGENGNIRVSQGGIYRCRGSRGEPAVYSDQSDEVIINITFSNKVSVTQKPSWSQMFRGETITLTCEVQGGEGVQWEYEWRTPQSQTFRTNRKDWTFTASTSGDYSCKSRPTNDSYSGTKWSEVVRVSVSGCQNAVKAYIRRGIIHF comes from the exons ATGAAGGAAGGAAGAGCAGAAGACTGGACATACACATTGAAGAGAAGTGATTGGACAGTTTCTTCTAACGGCCCACGACAACATTTAGTATTCAATCGTCTGGATAAACATCACATTGGTGTTTATCAGTGCTGTGGTCACAGGAAGAGTTCAGATTCAACAAAATGCAGCAACAGAGTCTCTATACATGTATCAG ACAAACCCAGATCCAGACTGACAGCAGAAACAACAACTGTGTCAGTaggagacagagtgacactgagctgctctgtggagaaatctgCTGGTTGGAAATATGAGTGGTTCAGAAGAACCTCACACACCTCTGAATACAGAAtcaatgatggagaaaatggaaACATCAGAGTCTCACAAGGAGGAATCTACAGATGCAGAGGATCTAGAGGAGAACCAGCCGTCTACTCTGATCAAAGTGATGAAGTCATCATTAACATAACCT TTTCCAACAAAGTGAGTGTGACCCAAAAACCCAGCTGGTCTcagatgttcagaggagagacgatCACTCTGACATGTGAGGTTCAGGGAGGTGAAGGAGTTCAGTGGGAGTATGAATGGAGAACACCTCAGTCACAGACATTCAGGACAAACAGGAAAGACTGGACATTCACAGCTTCCACCAGTGGAGACTACAGCTGTAAGAGCAGACCCACAAATGATTCTTATTCTGGAACAAAGTGGAGTGAAGTTGTCAGAGTATCTGTTTCAG